Proteins encoded together in one Gallus gallus isolate bGalGal1 chromosome 18, bGalGal1.mat.broiler.GRCg7b, whole genome shotgun sequence window:
- the CDK3 gene encoding cyclin-dependent kinase 3 isoform X1: protein MRVVRSQPWHCGLGQRRQPPFWDATISGCRHFGMPPLPQECSTGAWETEGVPSTAIREISLLKELKHPNIVRLLDVVHSQKKLYLVFEYLNQDLKKYIDSSQTGEFPLSLVKNYLFQLLQGVSFCHSHRVIHRDLKPQNLLINEAGAIKLADFGLARAFGVPLRTYTHEVVTLWYRAPEILLGCKYYSTAVDIWSIGCIFAEMVTRKALFQGDSEIDQLFRIFRTLGTPTEATWPGVSQLPDYKGDFPQWARKEMKEIVPNLDRHGRDLLAQLLLYDPSKRISAKAALSHQYFFRKSPQSTEEQHVQQRHCR from the exons ATGAGAGTGGTTAGATCTCAGCCCTGGCACTGTGGCttggggcagaggaggcagcCGCCATTTTGGGATGCCACCATTTCAGGATGCCGCCATTTTGGGATGCCACCTCTCCCTCAGGAGTGCAGCACTGGGGCCTG GGAGACAGAGGGtgtccccagcactgccatccGAGAAATCTcgctgctgaaggagctgaagcATCCCAACATAGTCAG GCTCCTGGATGTTGTGCACAGCCAGAAGAAGTTGTATCTCGTATTTGAGTATCTCAATCAGGACCTGAAGAAATACATAGACTCTTCCCAAACTGGAGAGTTTCCTTTAAGCTTGGTCAAG AATTAccttttccagctgctgcagggcgtGAGCTTTTGCCACTCCCACAGAGTCATCCACAGGGACTTGAAGCCACAGAACTTGCTCATTAACGAAGCAGGAGCAATCAAGCTGGCTGATTTTGGGCTGGCAAGAGCTTTTGGAGTTCCCCTGCGCACATACACTCATGAG GTGGTGACTTTGTGGTATCGAGCTCCTGAAATACTCCTGGGATGCAAATACTATTCGACAGCTGTGGATATCTGGAGTATTGGCTGCATCTTTGCCGAAATG GTGACCAGGAAGGCCCTGTTTCAAGGGGACTCTGAGATCGATCAGCTCTTCCGGATCTTTCGCACCCTGGGCACTCCCACCGAAGCAACCTGGCCTGGGGTGTCACAGCTGCCTGACTACAAGGGGGACTTTCCCCAGTGGGCAAGGAAAGAGATGAAGGAAATTGTTCCCAACTTAGATCGACATGGCAGAGACCTACTGGCG CAATTGCTCCTGTACGACCCCAGCAAACGCATCTCAGCCAAGGCAGCTCTCAGTCACCAATACTTCTTTCGGAAGAGCCCCCAGAGCACTGAAGAGCAACACGTGCAGCAGAGACACTGCAGATGA
- the CDK3 gene encoding cyclin-dependent kinase 3 isoform X2 — protein sequence MCTRETEGVPSTAIREISLLKELKHPNIVRLLDVVHSQKKLYLVFEYLNQDLKKYIDSSQTGEFPLSLVKNYLFQLLQGVSFCHSHRVIHRDLKPQNLLINEAGAIKLADFGLARAFGVPLRTYTHEVVTLWYRAPEILLGCKYYSTAVDIWSIGCIFAEMVTRKALFQGDSEIDQLFRIFRTLGTPTEATWPGVSQLPDYKGDFPQWARKEMKEIVPNLDRHGRDLLAQLLLYDPSKRISAKAALSHQYFFRKSPQSTEEQHVQQRHCR from the exons atgtgtacaag GGAGACAGAGGGtgtccccagcactgccatccGAGAAATCTcgctgctgaaggagctgaagcATCCCAACATAGTCAG GCTCCTGGATGTTGTGCACAGCCAGAAGAAGTTGTATCTCGTATTTGAGTATCTCAATCAGGACCTGAAGAAATACATAGACTCTTCCCAAACTGGAGAGTTTCCTTTAAGCTTGGTCAAG AATTAccttttccagctgctgcagggcgtGAGCTTTTGCCACTCCCACAGAGTCATCCACAGGGACTTGAAGCCACAGAACTTGCTCATTAACGAAGCAGGAGCAATCAAGCTGGCTGATTTTGGGCTGGCAAGAGCTTTTGGAGTTCCCCTGCGCACATACACTCATGAG GTGGTGACTTTGTGGTATCGAGCTCCTGAAATACTCCTGGGATGCAAATACTATTCGACAGCTGTGGATATCTGGAGTATTGGCTGCATCTTTGCCGAAATG GTGACCAGGAAGGCCCTGTTTCAAGGGGACTCTGAGATCGATCAGCTCTTCCGGATCTTTCGCACCCTGGGCACTCCCACCGAAGCAACCTGGCCTGGGGTGTCACAGCTGCCTGACTACAAGGGGGACTTTCCCCAGTGGGCAAGGAAAGAGATGAAGGAAATTGTTCCCAACTTAGATCGACATGGCAGAGACCTACTGGCG CAATTGCTCCTGTACGACCCCAGCAAACGCATCTCAGCCAAGGCAGCTCTCAGTCACCAATACTTCTTTCGGAAGAGCCCCCAGAGCACTGAAGAGCAACACGTGCAGCAGAGACACTGCAGATGA
- the CDK3 gene encoding cyclin-dependent kinase 3 — protein MEAFQQVFQKVEKIGEGTYGVVYKARNKRTGQLVALKKIRLDAETEGVPSTAIREISLLKELKHPNIVRLLDVVHSQKKLYLVFEYLNQDLKKYIDSSQTGEFPLSLVKNYLFQLLQGVSFCHSHRVIHRDLKPQNLLINEAGAIKLADFGLARAFGVPLRTYTHEVVTLWYRAPEILLGCKYYSTAVDIWSIGCIFAEMVTRKALFQGDSEIDQLFRIFRTLGTPTEATWPGVSQLPDYKGDFPQWARKEMKEIVPNLDRHGRDLLAQLLLYDPSKRISAKAALSHQYFFRKSPQSTEEQHVQQRHCR, from the exons ATGGAGGCCTTCCAGCAGGTGTTCCAGAAGGTGGAGAAGATCGGGGAGGGCACCTATGGTGTGGTGTACAAGGCTCGCAACAAGCGCACGGGGCAGCTGGTGGCCCTCAAGAAGATCCGCTTGGATGC GGAGACAGAGGGtgtccccagcactgccatccGAGAAATCTcgctgctgaaggagctgaagcATCCCAACATAGTCAG GCTCCTGGATGTTGTGCACAGCCAGAAGAAGTTGTATCTCGTATTTGAGTATCTCAATCAGGACCTGAAGAAATACATAGACTCTTCCCAAACTGGAGAGTTTCCTTTAAGCTTGGTCAAG AATTAccttttccagctgctgcagggcgtGAGCTTTTGCCACTCCCACAGAGTCATCCACAGGGACTTGAAGCCACAGAACTTGCTCATTAACGAAGCAGGAGCAATCAAGCTGGCTGATTTTGGGCTGGCAAGAGCTTTTGGAGTTCCCCTGCGCACATACACTCATGAG GTGGTGACTTTGTGGTATCGAGCTCCTGAAATACTCCTGGGATGCAAATACTATTCGACAGCTGTGGATATCTGGAGTATTGGCTGCATCTTTGCCGAAATG GTGACCAGGAAGGCCCTGTTTCAAGGGGACTCTGAGATCGATCAGCTCTTCCGGATCTTTCGCACCCTGGGCACTCCCACCGAAGCAACCTGGCCTGGGGTGTCACAGCTGCCTGACTACAAGGGGGACTTTCCCCAGTGGGCAAGGAAAGAGATGAAGGAAATTGTTCCCAACTTAGATCGACATGGCAGAGACCTACTGGCG CAATTGCTCCTGTACGACCCCAGCAAACGCATCTCAGCCAAGGCAGCTCTCAGTCACCAATACTTCTTTCGGAAGAGCCCCCAGAGCACTGAAGAGCAACACGTGCAGCAGAGACACTGCAGATGA
- the TEN1 gene encoding CST complex subunit TEN1, translating to MLPSAGVYYFPWEINSSIPEGEALRTFGRLSCYDLARSEAILSTQHGSAQHHVRIDTTLVEPFEAQLGSLYVVLGEAEHREGESPVIKARILTCVEGMNVPLLEQAIQEQRKYFQERQQRMESGTS from the exons ATGCTGCCGAGCGCTGGGGTGTACTACTTCCCATGGGAGATCAACAGCTCCATCCCAGAGGGGGAAGCACTGAGGACATTTGGCAG GCTAAGCTGCTATGACCTGGCCCGATCCGAAGCCATTCTCAGCACTCAGCATGGCTCAGCCCAGCACCACGTCCGCATCGACACCACACTGGTGGAACCATTTGAAGCCCAGCTGGGATCTCTCTATGTGGTCCTGGGAGAGGCTGAACACAGGGAAG GTGAGAGTCCTGTGATAAAAGCCCGAATATTGACCTGCGTGGAAGGGATGAACGTGCCCTTGCTGGAACAGGCCATCCAGGAGCAGAGGAAGTACTTCCAGGAGAGGCAGCAGCGGATGGAATCTGGCACGTCCTGA
- the TEN1 gene encoding CST complex subunit TEN1 isoform X1: MVHKIFIQRAGCALNSTLNVHITAAPGAKDAFSCALNSNTECAHNTLHVQSQLEMLPSAGVYYFPWEINSSIPEGEALRTFGRLSCYDLARSEAILSTQHGSAQHHVRIDTTLVEPFEAQLGSLYVVLGEAEHREGESPVIKARILTCVEGMNVPLLEQAIQEQRKYFQERQQRMESGTS; this comes from the exons ATGGTGCACAAAATCTTTATACAACGGGCTGGCTGTGCATTAAATAGCACATTGAATGTGCACATAACTGCTGCACCCGGGGCTAAGGATGCATTCAGTTGTGCATTAAATAGCAACACTGAGTGTGCACATAACACGCTGCATGTGCAG AGCCAGCTTGAGATGCTGCCGAGCGCTGGGGTGTACTACTTCCCATGGGAGATCAACAGCTCCATCCCAGAGGGGGAAGCACTGAGGACATTTGGCAG GCTAAGCTGCTATGACCTGGCCCGATCCGAAGCCATTCTCAGCACTCAGCATGGCTCAGCCCAGCACCACGTCCGCATCGACACCACACTGGTGGAACCATTTGAAGCCCAGCTGGGATCTCTCTATGTGGTCCTGGGAGAGGCTGAACACAGGGAAG GTGAGAGTCCTGTGATAAAAGCCCGAATATTGACCTGCGTGGAAGGGATGAACGTGCCCTTGCTGGAACAGGCCATCCAGGAGCAGAGGAAGTACTTCCAGGAGAGGCAGCAGCGGATGGAATCTGGCACGTCCTGA
- the TEN1 gene encoding CST complex subunit TEN1 isoform X2 has translation MWDLGTGGGLGCCYLVLVQELGSRSSDLPLQSQLEMLPSAGVYYFPWEINSSIPEGEALRTFGRLSCYDLARSEAILSTQHGSAQHHVRIDTTLVEPFEAQLGSLYVVLGEAEHREGESPVIKARILTCVEGMNVPLLEQAIQEQRKYFQERQQRMESGTS, from the exons atgTGGGACCTGGGCACAGGAGGAGGTTTGGGATGCTGTTACCTGGTTCTGGTTCAGGAACTGGGTAGCAGGAGCTCAGATCTGCCTTTGCAGAGCCAGCTTGAGATGCTGCCGAGCGCTGGGGTGTACTACTTCCCATGGGAGATCAACAGCTCCATCCCAGAGGGGGAAGCACTGAGGACATTTGGCAG GCTAAGCTGCTATGACCTGGCCCGATCCGAAGCCATTCTCAGCACTCAGCATGGCTCAGCCCAGCACCACGTCCGCATCGACACCACACTGGTGGAACCATTTGAAGCCCAGCTGGGATCTCTCTATGTGGTCCTGGGAGAGGCTGAACACAGGGAAG GTGAGAGTCCTGTGATAAAAGCCCGAATATTGACCTGCGTGGAAGGGATGAACGTGCCCTTGCTGGAACAGGCCATCCAGGAGCAGAGGAAGTACTTCCAGGAGAGGCAGCAGCGGATGGAATCTGGCACGTCCTGA